A genome region from Magnolia sinica isolate HGM2019 chromosome 8, MsV1, whole genome shotgun sequence includes the following:
- the LOC131253554 gene encoding LOB domain-containing protein 15-like isoform X1 encodes MLECPETVFFRERFDEVGKKIKRETDATDRMGRRHLLGPPGTLNTITPCAACKLLRRRCAQECPFSPYFSPHEPQKFASVHKVFGASNVSKMLMEVPESQRADAANSLVYEANVRLRDPVYGCMGAISALQQQVQSLQAELNAVRAEILKYKYRETSANIIPSSHATLFASGAVSVAAPSPALTAPPQPPPPPTTSSSSMYTPPSNTTDYSSITNDNVSYFG; translated from the exons ATGCTTGAATGTCCAGAGACag TCTTCTTCAGGGAGAGGTTTGACGAGGTAGGCAAGAAGATTAAGAGAGAAACCGATGCCACCGATCGAATGGGAAGGCGGCACTTACTAGGCCCGCCTGGGACCTTAAACACCATCACACCATGCGCTGCTTGTAAGCTCTTGAGGCGGAGGTGTGCTCAAGAATGCCCATTCTCTCCTTATTTCTCCCCCCATGAGCCCCAGAAGTTTGCTTCTGTGCACAAGGTCTTTGGCGCAAGCAATGTATCCAAGATGCTCATG GAGGTGCCCGAAAGCCAAAGAGCCGATGCCGCGAATAGCCTTGTTTATGAAGCGAACGTTAGGCTCAGGGACCCAGTGTATGGGTGCATGGGTGCAATATCGGCCTTGCAACAACAAGTGCAATCCTTACAAGCGGAGCTTAATGCAGTAAGAGCTGAAATATTAAAGTATAAGTATAGGGAGACTAGTGCTAATATCATTCCATCATCTCATGCGACTCTTTTCGCTTCTGGGGCAGTGTCAGTTGCAGCACCGTCGCCTGCCCTGACTGCCCCACCGCAGCCTCCTCCTCCTCCCACCACCTCTTCTTCTTCAATGTACACGCCGCCTTCAAACACCACCGATTATAGTTCCATTACTAATGACAACGTGTCGTATTTTGGCTAA
- the LOC131253554 gene encoding LOB domain-containing protein 15-like isoform X2 codes for MSRDRERFDEVGKKIKRETDATDRMGRRHLLGPPGTLNTITPCAACKLLRRRCAQECPFSPYFSPHEPQKFASVHKVFGASNVSKMLMEVPESQRADAANSLVYEANVRLRDPVYGCMGAISALQQQVQSLQAELNAVRAEILKYKYRETSANIIPSSHATLFASGAVSVAAPSPALTAPPQPPPPPTTSSSSMYTPPSNTTDYSSITNDNVSYFG; via the exons ATGTCCAGAGACag GGAGAGGTTTGACGAGGTAGGCAAGAAGATTAAGAGAGAAACCGATGCCACCGATCGAATGGGAAGGCGGCACTTACTAGGCCCGCCTGGGACCTTAAACACCATCACACCATGCGCTGCTTGTAAGCTCTTGAGGCGGAGGTGTGCTCAAGAATGCCCATTCTCTCCTTATTTCTCCCCCCATGAGCCCCAGAAGTTTGCTTCTGTGCACAAGGTCTTTGGCGCAAGCAATGTATCCAAGATGCTCATG GAGGTGCCCGAAAGCCAAAGAGCCGATGCCGCGAATAGCCTTGTTTATGAAGCGAACGTTAGGCTCAGGGACCCAGTGTATGGGTGCATGGGTGCAATATCGGCCTTGCAACAACAAGTGCAATCCTTACAAGCGGAGCTTAATGCAGTAAGAGCTGAAATATTAAAGTATAAGTATAGGGAGACTAGTGCTAATATCATTCCATCATCTCATGCGACTCTTTTCGCTTCTGGGGCAGTGTCAGTTGCAGCACCGTCGCCTGCCCTGACTGCCCCACCGCAGCCTCCTCCTCCTCCCACCACCTCTTCTTCTTCAATGTACACGCCGCCTTCAAACACCACCGATTATAGTTCCATTACTAATGACAACGTGTCGTATTTTGGCTAA